The following is a genomic window from Longimicrobium sp..
TTGCCGTGGTCCGCCGTCACCAGCAGCGTGGTCCCCGTCTCACGGCAGGCCGCCAGCACCTGACCCAGCCCCTCGTCCACCGCCTCCACCGCCTTCACCGCCGCCTCCATCACCCCCGTGTGCCCCACCATGTCGGGGTTGGCGAAGTTGCACACCAGCACGTCGTACTTTTGCGCGCGGATGGCTTCCACCAGCCCGCGCGTGACCTCGGGTTCGCTCATCTCCGGCTGCTGGTCGTACGTGGGCACCCGGGGCGAGGGCACCATGCGCCGGTCCTCGCCGCGGGGCGGCTCTTCGACGCCCCCGTTGAAGAAGAAGGTGACGTGCGGATACTTCTCCGTCTCGGCCGTGCGGAAGCTGGCCAGCCCGTGCGCCTCCAGGACGTCCGCCAGCTTGTCGCCCATCTCCTGCGGCGGAAACGCGGTGGGAAGGGGAAGATTCTCGTCGTACTGCGTCATTGTTACTACGTCCACGCGCGGCCGGCCGGGCCCGCGGTCGAACGCGTCGAACGTTTCGTCAGCCAGGGCGCGCGAAAGCTGGCGGGCGCGGTCAGACCGGAAGTTGAAGAAGATCACGCAGTCGCCGTCGCGCAGCAGGCCGATGGGCTGCCCGTGGTCGTCCACCATCACCCTAGGCTGCACGAACTCGTCCGTCTCCCCCTGCTCGTATGCGGCGGCGACGGCGCCCAGGTGGTCGCGCACCCCCAGCCCCTCGCCGTACACCATCGCCCGGTACGCCTTTTCGGTGCGCTCCCAGCGCGTGTCGCGGTCCATGGCCCAGTAGCGCCCCATCAGCGTGGCCACCTGCACCCCGCTGCCGCTTCCCGTGCGGCCGAACAGCTCCGTCATGTAGTCGCGGGCGGAGCGGGGCGGCGTGTCGCGCCCGTCCAGGAACACGTGGATGTACGTCTTGGGGATGCCGTGCCTGGACGCGAACTCCGTCAGCGCCAGCAGGTGCGTATCCACCGCGTGCACGCCGCCGGGGCCGATCAGCCCCATCAGGTGAAGCGCGCTCCCCCGCTCCTTCACGCGGTTGACGATGTCCAGGAACACCGGGTTCTCGTGGAACTCGCCGGATTCGATGGCGGTGCTGATGCGCTGCAGCGACTGCATCACCACGCGGCCGGCGCCCAGGTTCAGGTGCCCCACCTCGGAGTTGCCCATCTGCCCCGCGGGAAGCCCCACAGCGGGTCCGTGCGTGGCCAGCCGCGCGCGGGGGTAGCCGCCTGCCTCCCACAGGTGCCGCCAGGTGGGCGCGTGGGCGCAGGTGACGGCGTTGTCGGGGGCGGGCTCGCGCAGCCCCCAGCCGTCCAGGATCACCAGGCACACGCGCGGGCGGGGGGACGAATCGGACATGGTTGGGCGGTCCGGAAAGATGAACGTGCTTGACGGCGCCGCGGGGCCGTGCCTATCTTGGCGCAATCCCGTTGAGATGACCAGCAAACTACGCCGCCCGAACGGTTTCGCCACCCCGGGCCGCGGCTGCTCTCGACGCGCAAGGACTTCGCCGCTCCTCACCGCCGCGCCGCCATCGTGCACCGCGCGGCCCTGCCGGACCTCGCGCCCCGCGCGCCGGCTGCATCAATCCGCCGGCCGGTCCGTTCCCAGCACACGTTCTACCGCCTAGCCTTCCGGGCCCCGCGCCCGGAAACGATCCGCCGTTCCCACGGCCGCAGTACACAGGAGTTTCAATGCACCGACCCCGCCGCACCCTCGCCACCGTCTGCTCCCTGGCCCTCGCCGGCACCGCGCTCGGCATGTACGCGCCCAACAAGGCCGCCCCGCCGCTCACCTGGTCTTCCGTGGTCCCCGCGTCGCCCGCCGCCGGCTCCAGCGACGCCGCCGTGCGCCTGGCCGCCAGCGTCTTCGGCCACAGCGGCAAGCTGCGCGCGGTGCTCACCGACCCCAACCGGCCGCTGAACCTGCCGATGGAGTGGGTGGAGGCCAGCCCGTTCGAAGCGTCGTACCGGTGGTTGCCGCAGGCCGGCACCGAGCTGCGCATGCTGGAAGGCGGCGGGTCGATGGTCACGGGGCTGCGGGCGCCGTCGTCCGCGGGGGTGTGGCGGCTGCACCTGGCGGGCACCGGCTGGCAGCAGGAGATGGCGGACCTGGCGGTGATCACCCGGGTGCCGTTCTCGGAAAAGCGCGGCGGCTTCCTGAACGGCTACCGCATCGGCACCTACGCCACCGAGCGCACCGTGCGGCAGGGTGCCTACGCGCCGCCTTCGGGGTTCATCGAGGTAACCGAGGCCAACCAGGACCTGCAGGTGTCGGAGCACTTCCGGCTGCGGAACTTCCTGACCAAGGACCAGTTCGGCGTGTGGCCCAAGTACCTGGCGCTGGACCTGAAGCTGATCGACAAGCTGGAGCTGGTGATCCAGGAGCTGAACGCCATGGGCGTGCGTGCCGAGCAGGTGGCGGTGATGAGCGGCTTCCGCACCCCGGCGTACAACGGCCCGGGCGAGGGCGGGCGGGCGCGGCTGAGCCGCCACACCTACGGTGACGCGTCGGACCTGTGGGTAGACAACGACCGCGACGGCTACATGGACGACCTGAACGGCGACGGCCGCCGCGACACGAACGACGCGCTGGTGGTCCTTCGCGCGGTGGAGCGCGTGGAGCGCCGCTACCCCGAGCTGACGGGCGGCGCGGGCGTGTACCGTGACAACGGGGCCCACGGCCCGTTCATCCACATCGACGCCCGGGGCTACCGCTCCCGCTGGTAGCACCCCTCGCCGTGAGAAAAGAAAAGGCCGGCCTCGTTCACGGGGCCGGCCTCTTCTTATTCCCCCAATCTGTCAGGTCTCACACGGAGGGCACGGAGGACACGGAGGAGGAACGGGAGCCCCTCCTCAGTTCCTCCGTGACCTCCGTGCCCCCCGTGTGAAACCAGTCGTTCACGGAGCCGGAGCCGCCACGGCAGGGCGATCGAACGCGCTTTCGACCGGCCGCCCGGCCCAGTCCGCGGGCACCTCCACGCCCAGCAGCCAGAGCGTGGTCGCGGCGGTGTCGAAGGTGCGGATGGGCGCCTCGATGCGCCCCGGCTTCACCCCCGTGCCCCAGGCGATCCACGGGATGGTCATGTCCTCGGGGGCGTCGGTGCCGTGGTCGCGCCCGTGCCCGCCGTGGTCCGCCGTCACGATCACCACCACGTCGTCGCCGAAGGTGCGCACCGCCGCGCGGCGGATCTGCTCGACCGCCGCGTCGGCCCGGCGCACCGCCCAGCGGTAGGGCGTCGACATCCATCCCACCGAGTGCCCCGCGATGTCCGGATCGGGAATGTGCACGAACAGCAGGTCGGGCCGGCGGAACTGCAGGAACTGAACGACGTCCTGCGTCATCCGCGGCGCCATCACCACCTCCAGCCCGCGCGGCGCCTCCACGTCGTCGGGCGCGTCGGGGTGAATCAGGTGGCGGAACTTGGCCTTGGCGAAGTAGGCCGCCGTGTACAGTCCCGCCTTGTCGGCCACGTCGAACATCGTGGGCACCGTCACCCGCCCTTCGGCATCCACCCGCTCGTCGTTGAAGGTGATGCCGTGCACCTCGGGCGGCTGGCCGGTGATCATGGAGGTGTGCGACGGCAGCGTGCGGCTGGGCAGGATGGTCTGCGCCCGCAGCGACCACGCCCCCTCGCGCATCATCCGCTGCAGGTTGGCCGCCCCCGCCGCCTCGATGGCGTCGGCGCGCAGCCCATCGACCGAGATCACCACCACGTGCCGCGCCACCCCGTCGAACGTCCGCGGGGTAGCCGCGCTCCGGTTCAGCCCGCCGCACGCCGCGAGCGCGGGGGCCAGCACCGCCAGCGCGGCCGCCCGCCGAATGGTCATCATCCGCATCCCGCTGCTTCCCTGCTTCCGGTTTCGACGAATCGCTCCGCCCCTCGTGCAACCCCATGCGGAGCATTGAGTTTCGTCAACATGGCAAGAACCCTGCGCACGCGGCGGGGCGCCGGGTGAAACTTGCGGCGCCCGCCGTCGTATCAGTGAGGGACCGGCAGTCCATGGGACGCGAACCTTGCCGCCCGTCCGCGGTGGCGTGGAGGATGTAGGATGTATTGCTCGACGTGTGGATCCAGCGTGGCCCCCGGCAGCGCGCACTGCTCCTCCTGCGGTGCGGCCGTGCCCCGGGCCATGCATGCCGTGCAGGCGGCCCGCCGCGCGCCCCTGGCCGACGCGGTGGCCATCTGCCCCCGCTGCGGCTTCCAGGGGCAGTCTGTCTCGTACTTCTCGCAGACCGGCCCGCTGGCGGGAATGATGGTGCTGGCCGTGCTGACGCTGCCGTTCTTCGGCGCGGGCGGCATCGTGTACTACCTGATGCGCCACGACCACCGCGCCTGCGCCCGCTGCGGCGAGGGGTGGGGCAAGCGCGGCGAGCGGGTGGCGGCGCTCAGCCCGGCCGGCGCGGCGGGGCAGGCCGTGGCCCCGGTGCAGGTGGACGTTCCCGAGCCGTCCGTCGGCTACGTGGGCACCATCCTGCTGGCGTTCATCGCCGTGATGATGGTGACGATCGGCATCACCGAGTTCGCTCCGGTGATGGCCGTGATGGGCGCCATGGCGGGGGTGGGAAGCGTGCTGCGGTACAACGTGGTCCGCCGCCGCCGCGACGATCGCCGCGACGCCATCCTGCAGGCGCTGCAGCAGCCGGTGCTGCGGCTGGCGGCGGAGCGCGGCGGTTCGCTGACGGTGACGGAAGTCGCCTCGTCGCTGGGCTGGACGCTGCCGCGGTCCGAAAAGGTGCTGAACTCGCTCGAAGACGGGCTGCGCATCGTTTCCGACGTCAGCAACGAAGGGGTGATCGTGTACGAGTTCCGGGAGATGATGCACGCCCAGCGGTCGCCCGCGCCGAGGATCGCCCCGTCGGCCCCGCCCGCCCCGCGCGCGCCGGGGCTCGACGCCACGCTGGGGCCGGACGTCACCATGGCCTCGGTTCACACGCTTCACGCCTGAGCCGCCGGTCGATCGATGTACGAAAGGCCCACGAGATCGTGGGCCTTTCGTCGTTCCCGCGCCCGCCGCGCCTTGAGCGGACGCGCCCGTTGCGGTAGATTCCGTGCCGAAACCCGCCTACAGCTCTGCTTCGGCGATGCCGCCGCCGCCGGGGGTCTTCGACTGCCGCTTGGCTTCGGCCACGCGCTCGCCCAGCGCCTCCAGCGAGGTCCAGCGGTCCGGCGCCACCGTGACGATGGCCGCCGAAAGGCGCGTCAGCCGGAACTCGCGCTCCACCCCCTGCCGGTCGCGCGCCACGTAGACGCCCGCGCGCACCGCGTCTTCGGGCAGGTGGCGCGGCAGCCCCTGCGAGAAGCGGGCGCGGGCGGTCAGCACGATCTCCTTGGCGTCCTCGGGCCGGCAGACGGCCACGAAGTCGTCGCCGCCCACGTGGCCCACGAAGGCGTCACGCCCCTCGACGGTGGTCGCCACGGAGCGCCCGGCCTCGCGGATGGCCTGGTCGGCTACGGCGAAGCCGAAGCGGTCCGCGAACGGCTTGAAGTCGTCCAGGTCGAAGTAGCAGACGGCGAACGCGTCGCCGCGGTCGCGCCGGCGCTGGATCTCGCGCTCGATGGCCAGCCCGCCGGCCAGCCCCGTCGTGGGATTGCGGTCCAGCACGCGCTGCACCTGCCGGGTGAGCGCCGACACCCGCGCCAGCAGTTCGCGGGGGTCGAAGGGCTTGGCCAGGTAGTCGTCCGCCCCGGCCTCGAAGCCGCCCAGGCGGTCCTCGATGCTGGACTGCGCGGTGAGGATGAGCACCGGCAGGTGGCTGACGCGCGGATCTGCCTTGATGTCGCGGCACACCTCCAGGCCGTCCGGGCGCCCCATGCGGTAGTCCAGGATCACCATGTCGGGAGGCTGGCGGCGCACCTCGGCCAGGGCCTGCGTGCCGTTCTCGGCCAGGCGCACCTCGTGGCCGGCGTGGCGCAGGAAGTCCGACACCATCTGGCGCAGCCCTTCTTCGTCGTCCGCGTACAGGATTTCGCTCATCCGGCTTCCCACCCCCGACGGTTTTCTTTGGACGTGACCGCATTGAAAACGACGTTCCCCCGCCGCCTGGCCACGCTGCTGCTGGCGCTTGCGGCCTTCGTGGCCCCGCTGTCGCCGGGGCACGCGCAGAATGTAACCGCTTCGCGCCCCCGCGCCACGCCCGAGGCGGCGGCGGCGCGGCTGGCGGAGCGCATCGACGCGGTGCTGGCCCGGCCGCAGGCGCGCCAGGCCCGCTGGGGGATCGAGGTGCGCGACGCCGCCAGCGGGCGCGTGCTGTACGCGCGCGACGCCGGCCGCGCGATGGTCCCCGCTTCCAACCTGAAGCTGGTGGCCGCCGCCGCCGCGGCGCATCACCTGGACCCGGAGTTCCGCTTCCGCACCACGCTGTACGCCGGCGGCGAGGTGAGGGACGGGGTGCTGCACGGCGACCTGGTGCTGTACGGGCGCGGCGACCCCATGATCTCGGCCCGCTACTTTCCCAGCCAGACCGCCGTCTGGGAGATGCTCGCCGACTCGCTGCGCGCCCGCGGCATCCGCCGCGTGACGGGCGGGGTGACCGCCGACGAGAGCTTCTGGGACAGCGAGCGCCACGTGGCCGACTGGGACCCGGAAGACCGCAAGTGGTGGTACGCGGCCCCGGTGGGCGCGCTGGGCTTCAACGACAACTCCATCGACTTCCGCATCCTCCCGGCGTCAGCAGTCGGCCAGCCGGCGCGCATCACCGGCGAGCCCGCGTCCGCCTTCTACCGGCTGGACAACGACTCGCGGATGGTGGCGGCGGGAACTGCGGCCACGCTGGACTTCGA
Proteins encoded in this region:
- the gpmI gene encoding 2,3-bisphosphoglycerate-independent phosphoglycerate mutase, giving the protein MSDSSPRPRVCLVILDGWGLREPAPDNAVTCAHAPTWRHLWEAGGYPRARLATHGPAVGLPAGQMGNSEVGHLNLGAGRVVMQSLQRISTAIESGEFHENPVFLDIVNRVKERGSALHLMGLIGPGGVHAVDTHLLALTEFASRHGIPKTYIHVFLDGRDTPPRSARDYMTELFGRTGSGSGVQVATLMGRYWAMDRDTRWERTEKAYRAMVYGEGLGVRDHLGAVAAAYEQGETDEFVQPRVMVDDHGQPIGLLRDGDCVIFFNFRSDRARQLSRALADETFDAFDRGPGRPRVDVVTMTQYDENLPLPTAFPPQEMGDKLADVLEAHGLASFRTAETEKYPHVTFFFNGGVEEPPRGEDRRMVPSPRVPTYDQQPEMSEPEVTRGLVEAIRAQKYDVLVCNFANPDMVGHTGVMEAAVKAVEAVDEGLGQVLAACRETGTTLLVTADHGNCEQMWDPTTNGPHTAHTTNPVGIILVEPEERRTATALADGALCDVAPTILGLIGVPQPAAMTGRDLRR
- a CDS encoding ectonucleotide pyrophosphatase/phosphodiesterase; the encoded protein is MMTIRRAAALAVLAPALAACGGLNRSAATPRTFDGVARHVVVISVDGLRADAIEAAGAANLQRMMREGAWSLRAQTILPSRTLPSHTSMITGQPPEVHGITFNDERVDAEGRVTVPTMFDVADKAGLYTAAYFAKAKFRHLIHPDAPDDVEAPRGLEVVMAPRMTQDVVQFLQFRRPDLLFVHIPDPDIAGHSVGWMSTPYRWAVRRADAAVEQIRRAAVRTFGDDVVVIVTADHGGHGRDHGTDAPEDMTIPWIAWGTGVKPGRIEAPIRTFDTAATTLWLLGVEVPADWAGRPVESAFDRPAVAAPAP
- a CDS encoding response regulator, translated to MSEILYADDEEGLRQMVSDFLRHAGHEVRLAENGTQALAEVRRQPPDMVILDYRMGRPDGLEVCRDIKADPRVSHLPVLILTAQSSIEDRLGGFEAGADDYLAKPFDPRELLARVSALTRQVQRVLDRNPTTGLAGGLAIEREIQRRRDRGDAFAVCYFDLDDFKPFADRFGFAVADQAIREAGRSVATTVEGRDAFVGHVGGDDFVAVCRPEDAKEIVLTARARFSQGLPRHLPEDAVRAGVYVARDRQGVEREFRLTRLSAAIVTVAPDRWTSLEALGERVAEAKRQSKTPGGGGIAEAEL
- the dacB gene encoding D-alanyl-D-alanine carboxypeptidase/D-alanyl-D-alanine endopeptidase yields the protein MKTTFPRRLATLLLALAAFVAPLSPGHAQNVTASRPRATPEAAAARLAERIDAVLARPQARQARWGIEVRDAASGRVLYARDAGRAMVPASNLKLVAAAAAAHHLDPEFRFRTTLYAGGEVRDGVLHGDLVLYGRGDPMISARYFPSQTAVWEMLADSLRARGIRRVTGGVTADESFWDSERHVADWDPEDRKWWYAAPVGALGFNDNSIDFRILPASAVGQPARITGEPASAFYRLDNDSRMVAAGTAATLDFDRVPGTNRIRAFGVLPLGAGGDVESFAVEDPARWTGVTFREALERRGIAFGRSEVRVVSDSTLSVSRTAPVLAEWRSPPLDKAIGPVLLNSQNWFAEALVKTLGKQVRGEGSWAAGLAVERAFLVDVAGIDSAEFVLRDGSGLSALNRITPHALVNLLDYVRRTPRQAIVRQAMPVSGGTGSLRARLTDLPGRVAAKTGYIGGMDTLSGYLAMPDGREILFSIMANESGQPSARMKALIDDVVRAIAAEA